CCCCGCACCCCGGTCGAGGCGGCCTCGACGGTCGGCGACGCGGACATCGACTCCCCCTTCCTCGACCTCTTCGGTGCCACCCGTCCCCGGGTCAACCGGCCCGCCATCGCCGCCGGCCCGGGACGGGTCGTCGACCGCGAGCACCCCCGGACCATTCCGCATCAGGTGACCGCGCCGGTTCCGACCCGGCCCGCCTCCCGCCCGCCGCTGACCGACCAGGCTCCACCACCGGACGTTGCGGCACCCGTCCCGCCGTCGCCGAGCCCTGCCGGGCCGCCGCCCAGCCCCAGCCCCAGCCCCCGGGTGCCACACCAGGTCGGAGACCGCCTGCCCACCCTCCGCCAGACCACCGGCGCCGAACTGGACCGGACCGAGACCGAGACCGACGTCAGCCGGGCCGTCTTCCCACCCGAGTCGACCCGGCAGTCCACCGGTGCCCGGCCCGCCCCGGCCGGGGACCGGGCCGGTGGCCAGCCCGACCCGCACCCGCTCACCGCGATTCGCGACCTGCCTCGCCCGCCCGAGCCCGAACCGCCGGTCCAGGCCCGGCCGGAGCGGGTGGCGCCGATCGAGGCAGCGTCGCCGGCCACTCGCGATACGCCCGCCCAGCGGCGGACGGATCGGCCGGTCAAGCCCCGCCGACTCAAACCACCAAAGATCAAGTTCGGGGACCGGGACCCGTCGGTCGAGCTGGCGATCACCGAGATCGCCGGTCACCTCACCTTCACCCCGAACACCGTCACCGCCTGGTACTGGCTGCCCGAGGTCCGGTGGGCATTCCGGCCCGACGCCGAGCGCGAGGCGCTGCTCTCCGCGATCTCCGAGCAGTACGCCGGACTCGCCGGCTTCCGGCTGCACCTACGCCGCACCACCCGGCCGTTCCCCGCCGACGAGTGGGCCCGCACCATCGACACCCACACGGCGGCGCCACTGCCCGACGTGCCGGGCACCGCCGGTTGGGCCGACCACCTGGTGGCCGCCCAGCGGCACCTGCTCTCGGTCAACCACGCCGAGGGCCAGACCTACCTCGGGGTCACCTTCGCCCGCCGGTCACTCGGCGACTCTCTCTCCGAACGGGTGCTGCGCACCTTCGGCCGGGGCGTCGCCGAAGGTGAACGACGTCGACTTGGCCGTACCGTCGAGCAGTTCGACGAGGTGCTGGGTGCGTTCGGCATGCGCGGCCGGCGGGTCACCTCCCAGGAGTTGGAGTGGCTGCTCTACCGCTCGGTGGCGCTCTGCATGGCGCCGCCCGGCGTCCTCTCCCCCGTCGCCGACGGCCGGTGGGAGCGGGGCGACCTGCTCGCCCTCACCGAACAGGTCGAGCGCTACCGCACCCCGTACGGCTCGACAGTCAAGCTGGTCAACCGGATGACCGGCGAGGAACGGCACGTGGCCGTGCTCGCCGTGGGCCGGATGGAACCGCTGGAGATCCCCGAACGGCACGAGCCATGGCTGCACTTCCACGAGCGGCTGCCCTGGCCGATGGAGATCTCCACCCGGGTCGACATCCTCGGCTCCACCGACTCGTTCCGTAACCTGGAGCACCGGCTGCGCATGATCCGGTCCCAGCAGCTCGACTACGCCGAGCACGGCATCGACGCGCCGCCGGAGCTGGAACGGCTGGCCAAGCGGGCCCTCGTCATCGGCGACGAGATGACCACCGGCCTACCGGTCGACTCCGCGCGCGCGCACGGTTGGCACCGGATCGCCGTCGGGGGCCGCAACCGGGAGGAATGCCTGGAACGGGCCCGCCGGTTGATCCAGCTCTACGCCCGGGAGCTCCGGGTCTCCCTGCAGCACCCGAAGAACCAGGACTGGCTGGCCCGCGAGTTCATCCCCGGCGAGCCCATCGCCAACACCGGGTACGTCCGGCGGATGCCGGTCCCGTTGCTGGCCGCCGCGCTGCCCCAGGCCGCGTCCACCGTCGGCGACCGACGCGGCGACCTGATCGGCCGGACCGCCGGTACCTGCCGCCGTCCGGTCTTCCTCGATCTCCACTTCCCGATGGAGGTCCGGGAACGCTCCGGGCTCGCCGTCTTCGTCGCCGAACCAGGCGGCGGTAAGTCCACCCTGCTCGGTGCGCTCGGCTACCTGGCCGCCCGACGTGGGGTGCAGGTGACCCTCCTCGACCCGTCCGGCCCGCTGGCCCGGCTCTGTGCGATGCCCGAACTGCGGCCGTACGCCCGGGTGCTGAACCTGACCGGCTCCGAGCACGGCACGCTGGCACCGTACTCGCTCATCCCGACCCCGCTTCGCAGTGAGTTCAGCGCCGGCCCCGCGGGTGACCGGGAGTTCGAGATCGCCGTCTCCAACGCCCGGGCCGAACGCCGGATGCTCGTCCAGGACATCTGCATGATGCTGGTACCACCGCAGGTCGCCCGGGAGGCCTCCACCGCGACCCTGTTCCGGCACGCCGTACGACAGGTCCCCGCCGAGGAGACCTCCACCCTGGACGACGTGGTGGCCTGCCTCGGTCAACTCGACGACGACGCCGGCCGGGAACTGGCCAACCTGCTGCTGGACACCGCCGAGATGCCGCTGGCGATGCTCTTCTTCGGTCGACCGCCCGAAGGCCTGCTCGGCGCCGACGCGGCACTTACCGTCATCACCATGGCCGGGCTACGGCTGCCGGACCTCAAGATCGAACGAGAGTACTGGTCGGCCGAGGAGGCGTTGGCCCTGCCGATGCTGCACACCGCGCACCGACTGGCCGTACGGCGCTGTTACGGCGGCTCCATGTCGTCCCGCAAGCTGGTCGGTCTGGACGAGGCCCACTTCATGGAGGGTTGGCGATCCGGGCGTTCGTTCCTGGTCCGGCTGGCCCGGGACTCCCGCAAGTGGAACCTCGCCGCGCTGGTGGCGTCGCAGAACCCCCGCGACATTCTCGGCCTCGATGTCCAGAACCTGGTCTCCACGGTCTTCGTCGGGCGGATCGCCGAGGACGCCGAGATCGCCACCGAAGCGTTACGCCTGCTGCGGGTACCGGTCAACGACGGCTACGAGGCCACCCTCGCCTCGTTGTCGACGGCCGACGCCACCTCGGCCGCCCGGCTCGGGTTCCGGGAGTTCGTCATGCGCGACGTCGACGGTCGGGTGCAGAAGGTTCGGGTGGACGTCTCCTACGTCGA
Above is a window of Micromonospora yangpuensis DNA encoding:
- a CDS encoding ATP-binding protein, yielding MNRPSTPGYPAGHRAAPSGNRARSFDYPQDESVGDDPAGDPALTTGPGQGGVGVFQAPRPTPHRPPRTPVEAASTVGDADIDSPFLDLFGATRPRVNRPAIAAGPGRVVDREHPRTIPHQVTAPVPTRPASRPPLTDQAPPPDVAAPVPPSPSPAGPPPSPSPSPRVPHQVGDRLPTLRQTTGAELDRTETETDVSRAVFPPESTRQSTGARPAPAGDRAGGQPDPHPLTAIRDLPRPPEPEPPVQARPERVAPIEAASPATRDTPAQRRTDRPVKPRRLKPPKIKFGDRDPSVELAITEIAGHLTFTPNTVTAWYWLPEVRWAFRPDAEREALLSAISEQYAGLAGFRLHLRRTTRPFPADEWARTIDTHTAAPLPDVPGTAGWADHLVAAQRHLLSVNHAEGQTYLGVTFARRSLGDSLSERVLRTFGRGVAEGERRRLGRTVEQFDEVLGAFGMRGRRVTSQELEWLLYRSVALCMAPPGVLSPVADGRWERGDLLALTEQVERYRTPYGSTVKLVNRMTGEERHVAVLAVGRMEPLEIPERHEPWLHFHERLPWPMEISTRVDILGSTDSFRNLEHRLRMIRSQQLDYAEHGIDAPPELERLAKRALVIGDEMTTGLPVDSARAHGWHRIAVGGRNREECLERARRLIQLYARELRVSLQHPKNQDWLAREFIPGEPIANTGYVRRMPVPLLAAALPQAASTVGDRRGDLIGRTAGTCRRPVFLDLHFPMEVRERSGLAVFVAEPGGGKSTLLGALGYLAARRGVQVTLLDPSGPLARLCAMPELRPYARVLNLTGSEHGTLAPYSLIPTPLRSEFSAGPAGDREFEIAVSNARAERRMLVQDICMMLVPPQVAREASTATLFRHAVRQVPAEETSTLDDVVACLGQLDDDAGRELANLLLDTAEMPLAMLFFGRPPEGLLGADAALTVITMAGLRLPDLKIEREYWSAEEALALPMLHTAHRLAVRRCYGGSMSSRKLVGLDEAHFMEGWRSGRSFLVRLARDSRKWNLAALVASQNPRDILGLDVQNLVSTVFVGRIAEDAEIATEALRLLRVPVNDGYEATLASLSTADATSAARLGFREFVMRDVDGRVQKVRVDVSYVDGLLQHLDTTPAAIASATGNLPTTLSDLEA